One window from the genome of Schistocerca piceifrons isolate TAMUIC-IGC-003096 chromosome 1, iqSchPice1.1, whole genome shotgun sequence encodes:
- the LOC124798620 gene encoding uncharacterized protein LOC124798620 — METPEGFRIVRAQPSDRDRVERLARTAFYPDEPMNVALGNTRGPPTDQLLFLSALDEPHSLIAEDASTGEAVGMCINGIVSPEVHEKKKQLQPQDEVLRTVLRVLRAVWAEADVWSRTAARSALEVRILAVASSARGRGLAAALLAESLRMAKEELRLPLALILCTSAFSAKLSQQAGMRLVYEKPYCQTDMPAQPPQPHDRIAIYMLDLQD; from the exons ATGGAGACGCCGGAGGGTTTTAGGATAGTGCGGGCGCAGCCATCGGACCGCGACCGCGTGGAGCGGCTGGCGAGAACCGCCTTCTACCCGGACGAGCCGATGAACGTCGCTCTGGGTAACACCAGGGGGCCGCCCACGGACCAgctgctgttcctctcggcgctcGACGAACCTCACTCGCTGATCGCCGAGGACGCCAGCACCGGAGAGGCCGTCGGCATGTGCATCAACGGCATCGTCTCGCCCGAAGTCCACGAGAAGAAGAAACAACTACAG CCGCAGGACGAAGTGCTGCGCACGGTGCTGCGCGTGCTGCGCGCGGTGTGGGCCGAGGCGGACGTGTGGTCGCGGACGGCTGCTCGGAGCGCGCTCGAGGTGCGCATCCTGGCCGTGGCTAGTTCGGCGCGCGGCCGCGGCCTGGCTGCGGCGCTGTTGGCGGAGTCGCTGCGGATGGCCAAGGAGGAGTTGCGGCTGCCGCTGGCGCTCATCCTCTGTACCAGCGCATTCTCCGCCAAGCTGTCGCAGCAAGCGGGCATGCGGCTCGTCTACGAGAAGCCGTACTGTCAAACCGATATGCCGGCGCAGCCGCCACAGCCGCACGACAGGATCGCGATTTACATGCTGGACCTGCAGGACTAA